A window of Candidatus Binatia bacterium contains these coding sequences:
- a CDS encoding zinc-ribbon domain containing protein, whose amino-acid sequence MADVDKVIKCRDCGEEFVFTVGEQNFYKDRGFQHEPTRCRRCRDEKKRASGGPVSAAPVSNAAPREFHEAVCSSCGQMTQVPFRPTPGKPVYCRDCFQNVRSTRGMNV is encoded by the coding sequence ATGGCTGACGTGGACAAGGTAATCAAATGTCGCGACTGTGGTGAAGAGTTCGTCTTCACGGTTGGGGAGCAGAACTTCTACAAGGATCGTGGCTTTCAGCACGAACCCACGCGGTGCCGCCGCTGCCGGGACGAGAAGAAGCGCGCCTCCGGCGGTCCGGTATCGGCTGCCCCGGTGTCGAACGCGGCCCCTCGGGAGTTCCACGAGGCCGTCTGCTCGTCCTGCGGCCAGATGACGCAGGTTCCATTCCGTCCCACCCCGGGAAAGCCGGTATACTGCAGGGACTGCTTTCAGAACGTCCGGTCCACGCGAGGCATGAACGTCTAG
- the tilS gene encoding tRNA lysidine(34) synthetase TilS, whose protein sequence is MRADRPSPAPLNPRDRTLDRIAARRVRADRLLPETGGVLAAVSGGADSVALLRFLAAERERTGRPAPLAVGHVNHGLRGRHADDDAAFVRDLAARLGLPYFEETVPADALRPAGAAVSGPGSLAPEDLARRVRYEALDRLAALAGAEVVATAHTADDQAETVLFRMARGAGLRGLSAMKTRARVHGVRVIRPLLDVTREQVLAYLALHGQAHREDASNANLGAARNFLRHEILPRLRDGVNRGVRDALLRQADLFRELDGYLEAEARRVLSGLTLSAEEGKIVLDAERLVSYPKLLRSYIFRCALNDLDGVAREVLATHVDVLHSLANDRRGRSADFPMGVQVRRERGRIILMAGKENRPEATSIQH, encoded by the coding sequence ATGCGCGCGGATCGCCCGTCCCCGGCGCCGCTCAATCCGAGAGATCGCACGCTGGACCGGATCGCCGCCCGGCGCGTTCGGGCCGACCGGCTCCTTCCCGAGACCGGCGGCGTGCTGGCCGCGGTATCGGGCGGCGCCGACTCGGTCGCGCTCCTGCGCTTCCTGGCCGCGGAGCGCGAGCGGACGGGCCGCCCGGCCCCGCTCGCCGTGGGGCACGTCAACCACGGTCTGCGGGGACGCCACGCCGATGACGATGCCGCCTTCGTGAGGGACCTCGCCGCCCGGCTCGGCCTCCCCTATTTCGAAGAGACGGTCCCGGCCGACGCCCTGCGACCCGCGGGCGCCGCCGTGTCCGGTCCCGGAAGCCTGGCCCCCGAGGATCTCGCCCGCCGCGTCCGCTACGAGGCGCTCGACCGCCTCGCGGCCCTGGCGGGAGCGGAGGTGGTCGCAACCGCCCACACCGCCGACGACCAGGCCGAGACCGTGCTCTTCCGGATGGCGCGAGGGGCCGGCCTTCGTGGCCTGTCGGCGATGAAAACGCGCGCCCGGGTCCACGGCGTGCGCGTCATCCGCCCCCTGCTCGACGTCACGCGGGAACAGGTGCTGGCCTATCTGGCGCTCCACGGCCAGGCGCATCGCGAGGACGCTTCGAACGCGAATCTTGGGGCGGCACGCAATTTTCTGCGGCACGAGATCCTGCCGCGCCTCCGCGACGGCGTGAACCGGGGGGTTCGGGACGCGCTGCTCCGCCAGGCGGACCTTTTTCGCGAGCTGGACGGTTATCTGGAAGCCGAGGCACGGCGCGTGCTCTCCGGACTGACGTTGAGCGCCGAGGAGGGGAAAATCGTGCTTGATGCCGAGCGCCTCGTTTCGTACCCTAAACTGTTGCGTTCTTATATTTTCCGCTGCGCCCTGAACGATCTGGACGGGGTGGCCCGCGAGGTCCTGGCGACCCACGTGGACGTTCTGCATTCCCTCGCGAACGACCGCCGCGGCCGCTCGGCCGATTTCCCGATGGGCGTACAGGTTCGCAGGGAGCGAGGGCGCATCATCCTGATGGCCGGAAAGGAGAACCGGCCGGAAGCAACTTCCATCCAACACTAG
- a CDS encoding cold shock domain-containing protein, translated as MRHRGSVKWFSESKGYGFIQEDSGEEFFVHHSAIVADGFRTLNEGEVVEFDPTEDQNRGKQATNVVRVQH; from the coding sequence TTGAGACACCGCGGCTCAGTCAAGTGGTTCAGCGAGTCCAAGGGTTACGGGTTCATTCAGGAGGATTCGGGAGAAGAGTTCTTCGTCCATCATTCCGCGATCGTCGCCGACGGCTTCCGCACGCTGAACGAGGGAGAGGTCGTCGAGTTCGACCCGACGGAGGATCAGAACCGAGGCAAGCAGGCCACCAACGTGGTCCGCGTGCAGCACTAG
- the folP gene encoding dihydropteroate synthase: MLRNQTGPASDAPLIFRHRAGSWNLSERARVAGILNLTPDSFYDGGRWLDPARALARAQAMAGEGADAIDIGAQSTRPGGDPPIGAEEEWARLRPVLPAVVRLGLPVSVDTWSAEVARRALDEGAAIVNDVTGLTAQPELAGIVASAGAGLVLMHALGAPDRMHEPVAYEDEVLDVRRFLERQMKAAVSAGITEERIALDPGIGFSKRAPQSLRVLQGLPSLTSLGRPLYIGVSRKSFLGRVTGRSIPIEERLGAGLGATVAALALGARIVRTHDVRETVDAIRSAEAILDPRARLREEAPAGDAPIQAEARS; the protein is encoded by the coding sequence GTGCTGCGGAACCAGACCGGACCCGCCTCCGACGCACCCCTGATCTTCCGCCACCGGGCCGGCTCGTGGAATCTCAGCGAGCGGGCCCGAGTGGCCGGAATCCTCAACCTCACCCCCGACAGCTTCTACGACGGCGGCCGCTGGCTCGATCCGGCGCGGGCCCTCGCGCGCGCCCAGGCGATGGCCGGCGAGGGCGCCGACGCGATCGACATCGGAGCGCAGTCGACCCGCCCCGGCGGCGACCCGCCGATCGGCGCCGAGGAGGAATGGGCGCGGCTTCGCCCCGTGCTTCCGGCGGTGGTCCGCCTGGGTCTTCCGGTGTCGGTGGACACCTGGAGCGCCGAGGTGGCGCGCCGCGCGCTGGACGAGGGGGCCGCCATCGTGAACGACGTGACGGGGCTCACCGCCCAGCCGGAGCTGGCCGGTATCGTGGCGTCCGCGGGCGCCGGCCTCGTGCTGATGCACGCCCTGGGCGCCCCCGACCGCATGCACGAGCCGGTCGCGTACGAGGACGAGGTCCTGGACGTGCGACGCTTCCTGGAGCGCCAGATGAAGGCCGCCGTTTCTGCGGGAATTACGGAGGAGCGGATCGCGCTGGACCCCGGGATCGGCTTCTCGAAGCGCGCGCCGCAGAGCCTGCGCGTGCTCCAGGGACTTCCGAGCTTGACCTCGCTCGGGCGGCCCCTGTACATCGGTGTATCGCGGAAATCGTTCCTCGGCCGCGTCACCGGCCGCTCCATCCCGATCGAGGAGCGGCTGGGCGCGGGGCTGGGCGCCACGGTGGCCGCGCTCGCGCTCGGGGCGCGGATCGTCCGCACCCATGACGTCCGGGAGACGGTGGACGCGATCCGTAGCGCCGAAGCGATTCTCGATCCCAGGGCGCGCCTCCGGGAGGAGGCTCCCGCCGGAGACGCGCCGATCCAGGCCGAAGCCCGATCATGA
- a CDS encoding STM3941 family protein, which yields MSGGTATGAPDRLEIPMAKGTLVRFFLTSLLAVAGCIAMLLLTQNRPSLTHSIFRVVAFVGIVFFGVTALYAGKRLFDPTPGLILDPEGLVDHSNAVGAGRVRWAEIREIRVTQSVRQRFLTVIVDDPERFLRRGNAMTRKVAAANHRLAGSPINITARTLAIPFDELVTRTSEFYRHYGKRA from the coding sequence ATGAGCGGCGGCACCGCGACCGGGGCGCCGGATCGCCTGGAGATCCCCATGGCGAAAGGCACGCTGGTGCGATTTTTCCTGACCTCCCTCCTGGCGGTCGCCGGATGCATCGCCATGCTGCTCCTGACCCAAAACCGTCCCTCGCTGACCCACTCCATCTTCCGGGTCGTCGCGTTCGTCGGGATCGTCTTCTTTGGGGTGACGGCTCTCTACGCGGGGAAGCGCCTCTTCGATCCGACCCCGGGTCTGATCCTCGACCCGGAGGGGCTCGTGGATCATTCGAACGCCGTCGGCGCCGGGCGCGTCCGCTGGGCCGAGATCCGGGAGATCCGGGTCACCCAGTCCGTGCGGCAGCGTTTCCTGACCGTGATCGTGGACGATCCCGAACGTTTCCTCCGGCGCGGCAACGCCATGACGCGAAAAGTGGCGGCGGCGAATCACCGGCTGGCGGGAAGCCCGATCAACATCACGGCGCGCACGCTCGCGATCCCTTTCGACGAGCTCGTCACCCGCACCTCCGAGTTCTATCGGCACTACGGAAAGCGGGCGTGA
- a CDS encoding VOC family protein: protein MSGPAPHVDRILETALYVEDPDRSARFYQELFGFEAVYAGPRLTALAVPGHQILLLFKKGASSGLSKIPHDGSGELHVAFAIAAPSLEAWEARLHEKKIPIVEKTEWERGGTSLYFRDPDGHLIELATPGLWTNY, encoded by the coding sequence ATGAGCGGGCCCGCCCCGCACGTCGACCGGATTCTGGAGACGGCGCTCTACGTCGAGGATCCGGACCGATCGGCGCGCTTCTATCAGGAGCTGTTTGGGTTCGAGGCGGTCTACGCGGGTCCCCGGCTCACGGCGCTCGCCGTGCCGGGACATCAGATCCTCCTCCTCTTCAAGAAGGGCGCGTCGTCCGGCCTCTCCAAGATCCCGCACGACGGATCGGGGGAGCTGCACGTCGCGTTCGCGATCGCGGCGCCATCGCTCGAGGCGTGGGAGGCGCGCCTGCACGAGAAGAAGATCCCGATCGTGGAGAAGACGGAGTGGGAGCGTGGAGGCACCAGCCTCTACTTCCGCGATCCCGACGGCCACCTGATCGAGCTGGCGACCCCGGGGCTCTGGACGAACTACTGA
- the ftsH gene encoding ATP-dependent zinc metalloprotease FtsH, whose amino-acid sequence MTARSRDDSRPAQKNSERRERKRPPNPPRPPQRKPTPFGPARPLRTALLWVILVLAVLVFVQVYGEIKAKTHEIPYSEFLTQIDTANIKSATIVEREVAGELKQGALTHVDGRPVSYVYFKVYLPAEDKDLGRAILAKDPAATVNSKPPGMNWWALVISYIPFVALVVLWMVMIRQIQAGGASAMKFGKSRPKVALESSPKVTFKDVAGADEAKQELEEIIEFLRDPKKFQRLGGRIPKGALLLGPPGTGKTLLAKAVAGEAGVPFFSLSGSDFVEMFVGVGASRVRDLFDQGKRNAPCIIFIDEIDAVGRHRGAGLGGGHDEREQTLNQLLVEMDGFESNDGVILIAATNRPDVLDPALLRPGRFDRQIVVDVPDVRGREGILRVHTRNIPVSEEVNLTVLARGTPGMVGADLANLVNEAALLAARRNHKKVNSVDFEDAKDKVMMGAERRSLVISDEEKKSTSYHEAGHALVAWLQPGSDKVHKVTIIPRGRALGLTAYLPEEERHSFSREYWLRMLTHLMGGRAAEQLVLNHFTTGASDDIRRATMIARRMVCEWGMSERLGPLTFGTREEYVFLGKEISQHRDYSEKTAIMIDEEVRNLVEGAYNKARQLLADNTDKLHVIALALLEREVLDGDQLERLLRGEKLEPLSRRGSGDGTAPVTAVEEEKPRAARSPAPGLRPSESPGPA is encoded by the coding sequence TTGACCGCGCGTTCGCGCGACGATTCGCGCCCCGCTCAGAAGAATTCCGAGCGCCGGGAGCGCAAGCGTCCGCCCAATCCTCCCCGGCCGCCGCAGCGGAAGCCGACGCCCTTCGGCCCGGCGCGCCCCCTCAGGACCGCCCTTCTCTGGGTGATCCTGGTCCTCGCCGTGCTCGTCTTCGTGCAGGTCTACGGAGAGATCAAGGCCAAGACCCACGAGATTCCCTACTCGGAGTTCCTCACGCAGATCGACACGGCGAACATCAAGTCGGCGACCATCGTCGAGCGCGAGGTCGCGGGCGAGCTGAAGCAGGGCGCGCTCACGCACGTGGACGGACGTCCCGTCTCCTACGTCTACTTCAAGGTCTACCTCCCGGCGGAGGACAAGGACCTGGGCCGCGCGATCCTCGCGAAGGACCCGGCCGCCACGGTCAACTCCAAGCCGCCCGGCATGAACTGGTGGGCGCTCGTCATCTCCTACATCCCGTTCGTCGCCCTCGTCGTTCTCTGGATGGTCATGATCCGCCAGATCCAGGCGGGCGGCGCCTCGGCGATGAAGTTCGGGAAGAGCCGCCCCAAGGTCGCGCTCGAGTCCAGCCCCAAGGTGACGTTCAAGGACGTCGCGGGCGCCGACGAGGCAAAGCAGGAGCTGGAGGAGATCATCGAGTTCCTGCGCGACCCGAAGAAATTCCAGCGCCTGGGCGGACGCATTCCCAAGGGCGCGCTCCTGCTCGGTCCCCCGGGCACGGGTAAGACCCTCCTCGCCAAGGCGGTGGCCGGCGAGGCGGGCGTTCCCTTCTTCTCGCTCTCCGGCTCCGACTTCGTCGAGATGTTCGTGGGCGTCGGCGCCTCGCGCGTGCGCGACCTCTTCGACCAGGGAAAGCGCAACGCACCCTGCATCATCTTCATCGACGAGATCGACGCCGTCGGGCGGCATCGCGGCGCGGGGCTGGGCGGGGGCCATGACGAGCGGGAACAGACGCTGAACCAGCTCCTCGTCGAGATGGACGGCTTCGAGTCGAACGACGGCGTGATCCTGATCGCCGCCACGAACCGCCCGGACGTTCTCGATCCGGCGCTTCTCCGCCCGGGACGCTTCGACCGGCAGATCGTGGTGGACGTGCCGGACGTCCGCGGACGCGAGGGAATCCTCCGCGTCCACACCCGGAACATCCCGGTTTCCGAAGAGGTCAACCTGACCGTCCTCGCGCGCGGCACGCCCGGCATGGTGGGCGCCGATCTCGCGAATCTCGTGAACGAAGCGGCCCTGCTCGCGGCGCGGCGGAACCACAAGAAGGTCAACTCCGTCGACTTCGAGGACGCCAAGGACAAGGTGATGATGGGCGCCGAGCGGCGCAGCCTGGTGATCTCCGACGAGGAGAAGAAGAGCACCTCCTACCACGAGGCGGGACACGCTCTGGTGGCGTGGCTCCAGCCCGGTAGCGACAAGGTCCACAAGGTCACGATCATCCCGCGCGGGCGCGCGCTGGGTCTCACCGCCTATCTCCCCGAGGAGGAGCGGCATTCCTTCTCGCGCGAGTACTGGCTGCGGATGCTGACGCATCTCATGGGCGGCCGCGCCGCCGAGCAGCTCGTGCTGAACCACTTCACGACGGGCGCCTCCGACGACATCCGGCGCGCCACGATGATCGCGCGGCGGATGGTCTGCGAGTGGGGGATGAGCGAGCGCCTCGGACCGCTCACCTTCGGCACGCGCGAGGAGTACGTCTTCCTCGGCAAGGAGATCTCGCAGCACCGCGACTACAGCGAGAAGACCGCCATCATGATCGACGAGGAGGTCCGGAACCTGGTCGAGGGCGCCTACAACAAGGCCCGCCAGCTCCTGGCCGACAACACCGACAAGCTCCACGTCATCGCGCTCGCGCTCCTGGAGCGCGAGGTGCTCGACGGCGATCAGCTCGAGAGGCTCCTGCGCGGCGAGAAGCTGGAGCCGCTCTCCCGCCGCGGCAGCGGGGATGGCACCGCTCCCGTGACCGCCGTCGAAGAGGAGAAGCCGCGCGCGGCCCGGAGTCCCGCGCCCGGTCTGCGCCCCAGCGAGAGCCCGGGACCGGCGTGA
- a CDS encoding glycosyltransferase: MIPQPVALIVTVRNEEASIDALLDSLLGGSRPPDEIVVADGGSTDRTVERLRARAASDPRVRFLVAPGNRSVGRNAAVRAAQASIIACTDAGVRVEPDWLERITAPFADPGVDVVAGFYRSAGETWFERAAGVVSAPRLEEVDRERFLPSTRSVAFRRAAWERVHGFDERWDHNEDTPFALALKRDGCRFAFAPDAVVHWRPRGDLRSFWRQHRRFGYGDGESGVQGSFYGRIAAKYVLALALLVAGAWFRPAWWALGAGALLFVLGQGHRGRGRLPAPAALVLVPALKTVYDAAYLWGYARGIASRRGPGAMKPA, translated from the coding sequence TTGATCCCACAGCCTGTCGCCCTGATCGTCACGGTGCGAAACGAGGAGGCGTCGATCGACGCGCTCCTCGATTCGCTTCTGGGCGGATCGCGCCCTCCCGACGAGATCGTCGTCGCCGACGGCGGCTCGACCGACCGGACCGTGGAGCGGCTCCGCGCTCGCGCGGCCTCGGATCCCCGCGTGCGCTTCCTCGTGGCGCCGGGAAACCGCTCGGTGGGACGGAACGCCGCGGTCCGCGCCGCCCAGGCGTCGATCATCGCGTGCACCGACGCGGGCGTGCGGGTGGAGCCCGACTGGCTGGAGCGGATCACGGCGCCCTTCGCCGATCCCGGCGTCGACGTGGTCGCCGGCTTCTACCGCTCCGCCGGAGAGACCTGGTTCGAGCGCGCCGCCGGCGTGGTCTCCGCGCCGCGCCTCGAGGAGGTGGACCGGGAGCGCTTCCTCCCCTCCACCCGCTCCGTCGCCTTCCGCCGCGCCGCGTGGGAGCGCGTTCACGGCTTCGACGAGCGCTGGGATCACAACGAGGACACCCCGTTCGCCCTCGCCCTGAAGCGGGACGGCTGCCGCTTCGCGTTCGCTCCCGATGCCGTCGTGCACTGGCGGCCGCGGGGCGACCTTCGGAGCTTCTGGCGCCAGCACCGGCGCTTCGGCTACGGCGACGGGGAGTCGGGCGTGCAGGGGTCGTTCTACGGTAGGATCGCCGCGAAGTACGTCCTGGCCCTGGCGTTGCTCGTGGCCGGGGCCTGGTTCCGCCCGGCGTGGTGGGCCCTGGGAGCGGGCGCGCTCCTGTTCGTGCTGGGGCAGGGCCATCGCGGGCGGGGTCGCCTGCCGGCGCCCGCCGCGCTCGTCCTCGTGCCCGCGCTCAAGACGGTGTACGACGCCGCCTATCTCTGGGGATACGCGCGCGGGATCGCGAGTCGTCGCGGCCCGGGCGCGATGAAGCCGGCGTAG
- a CDS encoding insulinase family protein, giving the protein MRFAPIALTTAAVLIATAALGPAGPAVAAPNLIRTLPNKMTVIVRENRSRPLATVQVWIDAGSRDETRSERGAASVLSYLPYEETSARKRGEVHKEAESFGGTLGSESGYSSIIYNMTVPARYLSRAVDILSDAVLHPSFNQYTLEQSVAKARRESRGVLSAAGGVSLNTLRESLYGDTPPGTPLHAPELEVAALTLPIVQRYYKENFVADRITVVVVGDIEAEPVADQIAAAFKDVPTGKSRPHPRVAPPKELKDPIVRSVPNPPDADGSVVAAGFRAPLWGTADATALDVLLAVLVDAPGSRLERRLREGGNDFGAAAAQRSFGPDPGSVALVLSADPARMPDAEGILVQEIEKIRAQPVTAEECQAAIRSILTRELMSRSELWGLGRATALAYYQGRPGADEVYAQRVSAVRPEDLSGVARKYLDWKNGAVVEMMSRRTADSLGIAKEFPKRFQEKLSLYQGTYRSGPLATASTDEERRARIDQPLASISRDPFDAGRGRVERARLAGGIRLLTGQDRSAPGVTVAVYLNGGVRWENDKNNGITSLVRETLFNTNDPKRNGLAYRQSLSLLGSFTPYQDRDMWGVSLAVPSSDWKEALNRIGAMMSHPDLDSVTVDATRILLLTALDKWMEDDAAQRQRLIFATKYQVSGYRLPGVGNKVNLISLPTSAIAAYYRKFVVKPNLFVAVFGDVNPSEVGPAVEEAFRDVSAGPFNPGEPPMDLPFPGFREKWELGAGSLTTIQLAFNGPPANSPDMPIFYVVNSLLSGPYGWFQKYVMAEPTAQSANSIVAQAIDESPIIASLTIGGSVEEEAMVKLLFRQFKKVAGMELIGPDLDQDLRNAKTHAIGSFYGTFTTNTSRAFQWARADLFGLPPDDLLALPSKMDAVTPGDLLRVGTRYFQRGDWEKAPYAIAETRPGGW; this is encoded by the coding sequence ATGCGCTTTGCTCCCATCGCCCTGACCACGGCTGCCGTCCTGATCGCGACCGCCGCCCTGGGACCCGCCGGTCCCGCCGTCGCCGCGCCGAACCTGATCCGCACCCTTCCCAACAAGATGACGGTCATCGTCCGGGAGAACCGTTCGCGCCCGCTCGCCACGGTCCAGGTCTGGATCGACGCGGGAAGCCGCGACGAGACCCGCAGCGAGCGGGGGGCCGCCTCGGTGCTCTCGTATCTTCCGTACGAGGAGACCTCCGCCCGGAAGCGCGGCGAAGTCCACAAGGAAGCGGAGTCCTTCGGCGGCACCCTGGGAAGCGAGTCGGGCTACTCCAGCATCATCTACAACATGACGGTGCCCGCGCGGTACCTGAGCCGGGCGGTCGATATCCTGAGCGACGCCGTCCTCCATCCCTCCTTCAACCAGTACACGCTGGAGCAGTCGGTGGCCAAGGCGCGCCGGGAGTCCCGCGGCGTCCTGAGCGCGGCCGGCGGCGTCAGCCTGAACACGCTCCGGGAGTCGCTCTACGGCGACACGCCTCCCGGGACGCCGCTCCATGCGCCCGAGCTGGAGGTGGCGGCGCTCACGCTCCCGATCGTCCAGCGCTACTACAAGGAGAACTTCGTCGCCGACAGGATCACGGTGGTCGTGGTCGGCGACATCGAGGCCGAACCCGTGGCCGATCAGATCGCGGCGGCCTTCAAGGACGTGCCCACCGGCAAGTCGCGCCCGCACCCGCGCGTCGCCCCGCCCAAGGAGCTCAAGGATCCCATCGTGCGCTCGGTGCCCAACCCGCCCGACGCCGACGGCTCGGTCGTGGCCGCGGGATTCCGCGCACCGCTCTGGGGCACCGCCGACGCAACCGCGCTCGACGTCCTGCTCGCCGTGCTCGTCGACGCTCCCGGCTCGCGGCTCGAGCGCCGGCTGCGCGAGGGGGGCAACGACTTCGGAGCGGCCGCGGCCCAGCGCTCGTTCGGACCCGATCCGGGGTCGGTGGCCCTGGTCCTCTCGGCAGACCCCGCGCGGATGCCCGATGCGGAGGGGATCCTGGTTCAGGAGATCGAGAAGATTCGCGCGCAGCCGGTCACGGCCGAGGAGTGCCAGGCCGCCATCCGCTCCATTCTCACGCGCGAGCTGATGTCGCGCTCGGAGCTCTGGGGACTGGGGCGCGCCACCGCGCTCGCCTATTACCAGGGGCGTCCCGGCGCCGACGAGGTGTACGCGCAGCGCGTGAGCGCGGTGCGGCCCGAGGACCTGTCCGGAGTCGCGCGCAAGTATCTCGACTGGAAGAACGGCGCCGTCGTCGAGATGATGTCTCGGCGCACGGCCGACAGCCTCGGCATCGCCAAGGAGTTCCCGAAACGGTTCCAGGAGAAGCTCTCGCTGTACCAGGGCACCTACCGCAGCGGCCCGCTCGCCACGGCGAGCACCGATGAGGAGCGCCGCGCGCGCATCGACCAGCCGCTCGCTTCGATCTCCCGGGATCCCTTCGATGCGGGGCGCGGCCGCGTGGAGCGCGCCAGGCTCGCGGGCGGCATCCGGCTCCTGACCGGCCAGGACCGAAGCGCCCCCGGCGTGACGGTGGCGGTCTATCTGAACGGCGGCGTGCGCTGGGAGAACGACAAGAACAACGGCATCACCTCGCTCGTCCGCGAGACGCTCTTCAATACGAACGACCCCAAGCGGAACGGCCTCGCCTACCGGCAGTCGCTCTCCCTCCTGGGATCGTTCACGCCCTACCAGGATCGGGACATGTGGGGGGTCTCGCTCGCGGTGCCCTCGTCCGACTGGAAGGAAGCGCTCAACCGGATCGGCGCGATGATGTCCCACCCGGACCTGGACTCGGTGACGGTGGATGCCACGCGGATCCTGCTCCTCACCGCCCTCGACAAGTGGATGGAAGACGACGCGGCCCAGCGGCAGCGGCTCATCTTCGCGACGAAGTACCAGGTGAGCGGCTACCGGCTTCCCGGCGTGGGGAACAAGGTGAACCTCATCTCGCTTCCGACGTCGGCGATCGCGGCCTATTACCGGAAGTTCGTGGTGAAGCCGAACCTGTTCGTCGCGGTCTTCGGCGACGTGAACCCCTCCGAGGTCGGTCCCGCGGTGGAGGAGGCGTTCCGCGACGTGAGCGCGGGACCCTTCAACCCGGGCGAGCCGCCCATGGATCTGCCGTTCCCCGGCTTCCGCGAGAAGTGGGAGCTGGGCGCGGGCTCGCTCACCACCATTCAGCTCGCCTTCAACGGCCCCCCGGCAAACAGCCCGGACATGCCCATTTTCTACGTCGTGAACTCGCTGCTCTCGGGACCGTACGGCTGGTTCCAGAAGTACGTCATGGCCGAGCCGACGGCGCAGAGCGCGAACTCGATCGTGGCGCAGGCGATCGACGAGTCTCCGATCATCGCCTCGCTCACCATCGGCGGCTCGGTGGAGGAGGAGGCGATGGTCAAGCTGCTCTTCCGGCAGTTCAAGAAGGTCGCCGGGATGGAGCTGATCGGCCCCGATCTGGATCAGGACCTCCGGAACGCGAAGACGCACGCCATCGGCAGCTTCTACGGAACGTTCACGACGAATACGTCCCGCGCCTTCCAGTGGGCTCGCGCCGACCTGTTCGGGCTTCCGCCCGACGACCTGCTGGCGCTCCCCTCCAAGATGGACGCGGTGACTCCGGGCGATCTCCTGCGGGTCGGGACGCGCTACTTCCAGCGCGGAGACTGGGAGAAGGCGCCGTACGCCATCGCGGAGACGCGGCCCGGCGGCTGGTAG
- the cdaA gene encoding diadenylate cyclase CdaA: MIDLKPQFLVDALDVLIVAFLFYRLFIMIKGTRASQMFVGLIIIVFASIVAQWFRLNALNWIIGSLKTVWVILFVILFQPELRALLTHIGQNRLVRALIRVEEYGVVAETIKAVEEMGKERRGAIIVFERDMGLRDYVETGTKIDASVSAELLETIFTPHSPLHDGAVVIRGDAIVAASCILPLSQTRGLSPLLGTRHRAALGLAEETDAAVIVVSEETGAISIAHKGELKWNLDEGQLRGELAAIFNPRPDETPEPEEVTTQEA, translated from the coding sequence ATGATCGATCTCAAGCCCCAGTTCCTCGTCGACGCGCTCGACGTCCTGATCGTCGCGTTCCTCTTCTATCGCCTCTTCATCATGATCAAGGGGACGCGCGCGTCGCAGATGTTCGTGGGGCTCATCATCATCGTGTTCGCCTCCATCGTGGCGCAGTGGTTCCGCCTGAACGCGCTCAACTGGATCATCGGCAGCCTGAAGACGGTCTGGGTGATCCTCTTCGTGATCCTCTTCCAGCCCGAGCTGCGGGCGCTCCTCACCCACATCGGCCAGAACCGCCTGGTCCGGGCGCTCATCCGCGTCGAGGAGTACGGCGTGGTCGCCGAGACGATCAAGGCGGTGGAGGAGATGGGGAAGGAGCGGCGGGGCGCGATCATCGTTTTCGAGCGGGACATGGGATTGCGCGACTACGTGGAGACCGGCACCAAGATCGACGCCTCGGTGAGCGCCGAGCTCTTGGAGACGATCTTCACGCCCCACTCGCCGCTGCACGACGGGGCCGTCGTGATCCGGGGCGACGCCATCGTCGCGGCGAGCTGCATCCTCCCGCTGAGCCAGACGCGCGGGCTCTCGCCCCTCCTGGGCACGCGCCACCGGGCCGCCCTCGGCCTGGCCGAGGAGACCGATGCCGCGGTGATCGTGGTGAGCGAGGAGACCGGCGCGATCTCGATCGCGCACAAGGGCGAGCTCAAGTGGAACCTGGACGAGGGGCAGCTCCGGGGCGAGCTGGCCGCGATCTTCAACCCCCGCCCCGACGAGACCCCCGAGCCCGAGGAAGTCACGACGCAGGAGGCGTGA